The Oscillospiraceae bacterium genomic interval TTGGGATCAGCGGAACACGCGAAAGCTGCGCGTGATTCATCGGATTTCGGGTCAAAACAGACCCCGCGCGAATCCGGTTCATAAACCACTCGCCGTAAAAGCAGGGAATATCCGTTCTCCTCGATGCGGAGAGAATCAATAATAAAACATCCTTTCAAGATTAATATTTATAGTCCAATCCGAACAGAGCAATTTTTTTGTCGCGATTGTTGTCATATAGCTCTTTTCGGACAGTGATCATATTGAGCGAATCATAACCCAATTTATGATATAACCGCATCGCGTCCAGATTGCGCGGAACCACTTCCAGACAAACCGCGTCATAACCAGGTTTGCTTTTGATAAGTTCTTCGGCAAGTTTAATCGCTTCGGTTGCAATGCCTTTTCGGCGCATGGTCTCGTCGACGAAGATGTCCTCAATCCACGCCACATTCCCGCCGCGATACCCGATATGTAAAAATCCAACAGATCGTTCATTGTATTCAATCACATACAGCTCGTGACCGTCCGAAGTCCAGCTCGATAGGTTTACAGCGGCGTTTTCATGATTCTTCTCATCCGAAATCGGCTTTTTGCCCCGCAGTTCGCAGTGGTATCCGAAAAAGCGGATGATCCGCTCAATCGTTTCCTCACGAAACCGACTGTGATATTCTTCCAAAACAACCGTCATTTCACTCACCCTCAAATTTGATTGAGTTTCCGTATTTTTTGTTGTTTATTTTTTCCTTAATCGGAATCACCTTTTCAAGGTTGATGTCATAGGTGTTTGCAATCGCCAGTATATAATACACTACATCCCAGAGTTCTTCTTCCACGGTCTCTTTTACTTTACCTTCCTGTTCGGGTCGAAGGTCTTTACGCATGGCGCGGGCGAGCTCGCCGATCTCCTCCGCCAGCTTCATAAAATACTTCTCTTTCTGCTCCGGATGAAAATCTTTGGATTTGATGTATTCTTGCAAATAAGAAATCGTGATGCCCATGTTCATGTCTCCTTAATGATTTTTAACATCCGTTCGGCGGTCTGTTCCGGCGTGAGATCGGTGGTACCGATTTTCGGGTAGTCCAAACCATCGAAAATGGTTCTGGTGTTTTCCATGGAATAGACAATACGCTCTTCATTGCGCCCGTCGTTTTTCATCCGCCGGATATTTTCGCTCTCACAACAGGTTAGCAGAATCGTTATCACTTCAAACTCGAATTCCGCTTTTAGTTCTCCAAGCATATCCTCGAGCATTTTCTTTCGGTGCGCATGGTACCCGTAAGGAAAAATGACATACTCCACAAAAGAAGTTTTGAAATAATTACGCATCAGCGCTAGGATATTCTGTTTCTGAACGGCAATCACTTCTTCGCCGCGCGCCGGGTTCATCATGCGCAAG includes:
- a CDS encoding GNAT family N-acetyltransferase, translated to MTVVLEEYHSRFREETIERIIRFFGYHCELRGKKPISDEKNHENAAVNLSSWTSDGHELYVIEYNERSVGFLHIGYRGGNVAWIEDIFVDETMRRKGIATEAIKLAEELIKSKPGYDAVCLEVVPRNLDAMRLYHKLGYDSLNMITVRKELYDNNRDKKIALFGLDYKY
- a CDS encoding MazG nucleotide pyrophosphohydrolase domain-containing protein, which codes for MGITISYLQEYIKSKDFHPEQKEKYFMKLAEEIGELARAMRKDLRPEQEGKVKETVEEELWDVVYYILAIANTYDINLEKVIPIKEKINNKKYGNSIKFEGE